Genomic window (Fibrobacter sp. UBA4297):
GCGCCGAATAAAATAAATAGTGTTGCGGGTAACCTTGACATATATTTAAAATGTAAGAAAATAAAATGAAAAAGGAGTAATTTGAAACATTTTATTTGCAAAAAAAGCCTTGCATGGCGCAAGGCTGTATGGAACACGCTTTGGGGGCGTTTTCTAGAACTCGGGATACCCGTCCTTGAGCGCATCGTTGTAGTGAGCGCGTTCACCGCCGATGAACTTGGGGCGGGTGCGTGCGGCAATGATAATCGCCTTGCCGATGTGGTTCTGCTTTAGGCGCACGGGGACGGCGACTTCGCGGAGGTGCATGCCGATAAGGGTCCCGCCGATGTCGATACCAGCGTTTGCCTTGATATGCTCGAGCGCAACGGGAGCCTTGAAGCTTGCGTAGCAAGCGGTAGCAAAGGAGCCACCGGCTTTTGGCTGTGGAACGACGTTTACGATTTCAGCATTCGGGACGGCTTCGTGTTCGATGATGATGGCGCGGTTCAGGTGTTCACAGCATTGGGCGGCAATATAGATGCCTTTTGTGCCAAAGACGCTTTGAAGCCCGTCATAAATCGCTTTGCCGACTTCCGGGACGGAATGGCTCCCGACCTGGTTTCCGAGTGTTTCGCTGGTGCTGCAGCCGACAACGACGATATCGCCTTTTTTGAGGTGGGCGACTTCTGTGAGTTCTGCTGCGACATTCATGGCATCAGACTTGATTTGTTCAACAATGTTCTTGTCGTCAATTTCGTAAGTAATACCTGCCATTTTTAAAGCTCCTGTTAAATCGGTTCTAAAGATAGTCTTTTTTGCGTATTTGGGCAAAAATAGGGCAATTTGGAGCATAAAACTGAAGCCTTGCCGCACAAAAGTTCTTACATCAATGTATATTAATAATAAGAAACTTATTGGTTTTTTATGAGTGGAGAAATGGACAATCCTTCGAGCGTTGTTGGGCTCGACAGAAAGAAAATCAAGGAATTCTTTTTGCGCAAACTTCCTGATATGAAGGAAGCGGTTATTGACGCTATTATCGAAATTCTACCGAGCGTTCCACATTATCAAGAAGAAAACGACCATTTCACCTTCAGAATCATCATGGGCAACGGCAACCCGCCGATGGGCTGGAATCGCCGGATTTATGAATTTTCCGGGGATGCGCTTGAGAATTTGTTCAAGGAGCGTGTCAAGGCTTGCCTGAAGGATGTCATTCATTTTTGCAAGAGCGGCTGCGACTTGATTATCCAGCAGATGCCTGCGCGTGAAAAGTCGGAGATGTCCATTCAGGTCGGGGTGTTCCAGTCTGACCTTGGCAATGCGGGCGAGACGGAACGGTCGCTTCTCGAAAAGGGGTTCTTGCTGATTGAATGCGTGAACCGCTCCAAGATTTGTATAAACTCTCATACTCCTGCGGGTGTAAGCGACCATCTGCTTATCCGTTTTGACCTTGACGAAAACGAGTTTTCGGACAATTTGGAAGACAACAATCTGGAGTCATACCCGAAGGGGTTCTGGGCGGGTCTGTTCTCGCAAATCAAGAGGGAAGTCCACGGCACAATCTGCCTGTTTGTAGATCCGTCCTGGGATGGCAATGAAGACGAAAATTTCGATAGCGGAAAGATTGTCTTTGACGATTACAAGGAAATGCAGATCAAGCCGGATTCCATGCTAGATTCGCAGTCGTATCGCGACTTGTACGAGCAAAATTTTATCCGCAAGATGTTCATCTCGATGCTTAATTACGATGGCATTACGGTGATTGATACGAATGGCTGTGTGCGTGCATTCCACTGCTTTGTCTCCATCCACCGAGGTAAGTTTACATCGGGTGGCGCAAGGCACCGCGCTTATAGGGCTCTTGCTAATTTGTTCAAAGATAACGAGCTGTACAAGGCTCTTTACTTCCAGTCGCAAGAAGGAAACATCCGATTCTATCACAAGTTCCGCGTCTCTTCTTCGTTTGATTCAACTGTGATGGAGCCGGAGGAGGCGTTGGATGCCTGCGTAAATGCCTCGCTCAAAGTTTCCGAATGTGTAGACGGCAAGACTGCGGCTCTAGCTTCCGCTATCAATGCGGCTGTTTCGGACAATGTTGTTAATGACAATGCGGTTCTATCGGATTCTCTCAATCGCTTGCGCGACGCCCATTTGGGAATCGACAACTTCTACAACGAACCGAAGCCCGCCGAAGATTTGTTTAATGCGGCCCTCGTCATGACGGACGAGAACTGGAGCCAGGTAAATGTTGGCCGTGTTATTAACGTACCGCTAATTTGCTTGATCGGAAACTCTTACGGATACTCGACGAATGCCGAACCGTTCCTCAAGAATTTCTTGGAAAAGATTCCGCAGTCCGTCTGGAAAGCGTACATGAAAAACAAGTGCTACGAGGATACATCGCTTTCGTCAACGCTTGGTAGCAAGAATCAGGAAAACCAGTGGAGCAAGCTCATGAACGAGGTTGCTTCAGATGACGGTAAAACAGAAAAATACGTGACCGATGAACTGGCCGAGCATGTCAAGGCCGTCTACAAGAAGGTGAGCAAGCTTTTCGCTCAGAAGTTCGAAGAAGAACGAAACCTCTGGGAGAATCTGTTTAAAGGTTATTAGAGCTTAGCTCGCTTCGCTCTTAGAACTTAGATCTTAGATGTTAGAACATTGCTCTTCTTTCTAAGATCTGCCAACTAAGTTCTGCCAACTAAGTTCTGACAACTAAGTTCTGCCAACTAAACTTTTTCAGTTGCTTTCTTCTCTTTATAAAACAGATACACCATCCACGCAAGGCCGGCGAGAATCATCACGGAGCAGAGTGTCTGACCGCGGCTCATTCCAAAAAGGTCTACGCGTCCAAGGTGAGCGTCTGGCTTTCGGAAAAATTCAATGAAGAAACGGAACAGCCCGTAACCCATCAGGTAAAGGCATGGAATCTTGTCGTGGAGCTTTGGAATCTTGCGCAGGTTGTACAAAACGATAAAGAGCACAATGCCTTCAAAGAACATCTCGTAAAGCTGGCTCGGG
Coding sequences:
- a CDS encoding TIGR01440 family protein, with amino-acid sequence MAGITYEIDDKNIVEQIKSDAMNVAAELTEVAHLKKGDIVVVGCSTSETLGNQVGSHSVPEVGKAIYDGLQSVFGTKGIYIAAQCCEHLNRAIIIEHEAVPNAEIVNVVPQPKAGGSFATACYASFKAPVALEHIKANAGIDIGGTLIGMHLREVAVPVRLKQNHIGKAIIIAARTRPKFIGGERAHYNDALKDGYPEF